From a single Cetobacterium somerae ATCC BAA-474 genomic region:
- a CDS encoding glycoside hydrolase family 88 protein encodes MEILKKTREKYSKEFRLSKEDLFFAMHEAMKKVDENSKVFIDTYPRAASVNNIYPGTKNAEDFDDWTVGFWTGMLWLSYEMTENEKYRKIAEYQLKGYKTRIENKVHVNHHDIGFLYSLSAVAQERVTGSELAKEVGIKAAEHLITRFQEKGQFIQAWGDLGKPEDYRLIIDCNMNVPLLFWATEMTGDKKFAEIGAKHLATASSVVVREDSSTHHTYYFDHETGEPTRGVTAQGYSDTSAWARGQAWGVYGFPLAYGYTKDKRYMDLYKRVTNYFINNLPEDDVCYWDLVFTDGSGQPRDTSAAAIAVCGILEMDQYLDANDPDREIYLNAAHKMMKSLMKNYSTKDLDYSNGLLTDAVYSIPHGSGVKECNIWGDYYYLEALTRLFKPEWKKYW; translated from the coding sequence ATGGAGATATTAAAAAAGACGAGAGAGAAATATTCAAAAGAGTTTAGGCTGTCAAAAGAGGATCTATTTTTTGCAATGCACGAAGCTATGAAGAAAGTAGATGAAAATTCAAAGGTATTTATAGATACATACCCAAGAGCAGCTAGTGTAAATAATATATATCCTGGAACAAAAAATGCAGAGGATTTTGATGATTGGACAGTAGGATTTTGGACAGGGATGTTATGGTTATCTTATGAGATGACTGAAAATGAAAAATATAGAAAAATAGCTGAGTACCAATTAAAAGGTTATAAAACAAGAATAGAGAATAAGGTGCACGTTAATCACCATGATATTGGATTTTTATACTCTCTTTCAGCAGTTGCTCAAGAGAGAGTTACAGGAAGTGAATTAGCTAAAGAGGTAGGAATAAAAGCTGCTGAACACTTAATAACAAGATTTCAAGAGAAAGGGCAGTTTATTCAGGCTTGGGGAGATCTAGGAAAACCAGAGGATTATAGACTTATTATAGATTGTAATATGAATGTGCCATTATTATTTTGGGCAACAGAGATGACTGGGGATAAAAAATTTGCTGAGATTGGAGCGAAACATTTAGCTACAGCTTCAAGTGTTGTTGTTAGAGAGGATTCATCAACTCATCACACATATTATTTTGATCATGAGACAGGAGAACCTACAAGAGGAGTTACTGCACAAGGTTATTCAGATACTTCAGCTTGGGCAAGAGGACAAGCTTGGGGAGTTTATGGATTCCCATTAGCTTATGGTTATACAAAAGATAAAAGATATATGGACCTTTATAAAAGAGTTACAAATTACTTTATAAATAATCTACCAGAAGATGACGTATGTTACTGGGATTTAGTGTTTACAGATGGCTCTGGACAACCAAGAGATACATCAGCTGCAGCTATAGCAGTATGTGGAATTTTAGAGATGGATCAATATTTAGATGCAAATGATCCAGATAGAGAGATCTATTTAAATGCAGCTCATAAAATGATGAAATCACTTATGAAAAACTATAGTACAAAAGATTTAGATTATTCTAATGGACTTTTAACAGATGCAGTTTACTCAATTCCTCACGGTTCAGGAGTTAAAGAGTGTAACATCTGGGGAGATTACTATTATTTAGAGGCTTTAACAAGATTATTTAAACCAGAGTGGAAAAAATATTGGTAG
- a CDS encoding helix-turn-helix domain-containing protein codes for MLKKERENIFLDKKVWGFLFFASIFIFLFGVKEYSEYKKDEELRVERLLNKINLKIELFMSSIGDLENSEPIKEYYNSKEISYYNLIKVLQEIQKKNNIYGKSGYTLSLGKDNSDIIVTGDGTKNKDNYLKTLGVEKKKQEELNSNLILIPQEKEIVFILKNKIFNLEEGIFWIVNLDRDLFFSSLFDDEVGKWEILKDNKVYQLERNIVTKRKGDGGYVLRSSGLNFKFLYTPNYSHFYQMLFLMSIVIFLALGLLAMLIDYSIKLYKERKELIGEINTLAVVDRRKNLRDFVLGIRKIHEVGELTRKVKSLQGRKLKIVLVEIFDSDDEGLDFKNFTLAREYLKESLSSNGVYEHIDIDYKSIAFIIPEESDSVIEDAFHFMLENIGQKYSVELIAAVSKEFVSVESFPQQYITCKKILDAKFMAKGRKVLFSENIKSGKLILTYPIETEAKLVSKLLNGNLQGAKKIVDEIFIDRINPEAMDKKDIKEFTGLLYNTLNRVVVQLKEFESSLRCEKLDIESITKTGNLEKIRSIFNELITEICKQKKTSEQDENEAIREKIKNYIDKNYQIDFSLDNLADYLGLSFKYTSILFKKVMGDNFKNYINLYRIEKAKEILKEKKDIKIKDLAEELGYNSSNTFIRIFKKYEGISPTQFNPEEILEK; via the coding sequence ATGTTAAAAAAAGAACGTGAAAATATTTTTTTGGACAAAAAAGTTTGGGGATTTTTATTTTTTGCTTCAATATTTATATTTTTATTTGGAGTAAAGGAATATAGTGAGTATAAAAAAGATGAGGAATTAAGAGTTGAAAGGCTTTTAAATAAAATAAATTTAAAAATAGAATTATTTATGTCCTCTATTGGTGATTTGGAAAATAGTGAACCTATAAAGGAGTATTATAACTCAAAGGAGATATCATACTATAATTTAATAAAAGTTTTACAAGAAATCCAAAAGAAGAATAATATTTATGGAAAAAGTGGATATACTTTAAGTTTAGGAAAAGATAACTCTGATATTATTGTTACAGGAGATGGAACTAAAAATAAAGATAACTATTTAAAAACTCTTGGAGTAGAAAAGAAAAAACAAGAGGAATTAAATTCAAACTTAATTTTAATTCCTCAAGAAAAAGAGATTGTTTTTATTTTAAAAAATAAAATTTTTAATTTAGAAGAGGGAATTTTCTGGATTGTAAATTTAGATAGAGATCTTTTTTTCTCAAGTCTTTTTGATGATGAAGTAGGAAAGTGGGAAATTTTAAAAGATAATAAAGTCTATCAGCTAGAGAGAAATATTGTAACCAAAAGAAAAGGTGATGGGGGTTACGTTTTAAGAAGCAGTGGATTAAATTTTAAGTTTTTATATACACCAAACTATTCTCATTTTTATCAAATGCTATTTTTAATGTCGATAGTTATATTTTTAGCTTTAGGGCTTTTAGCTATGTTAATAGATTATTCTATTAAATTGTATAAAGAAAGAAAAGAATTAATAGGAGAGATAAATACATTAGCAGTTGTAGATAGAAGAAAGAATTTAAGAGATTTTGTTTTAGGAATAAGAAAAATACATGAAGTTGGAGAGTTAACTAGAAAAGTAAAATCTCTTCAAGGAAGAAAATTAAAGATTGTTTTAGTTGAGATATTTGATAGTGATGATGAAGGGTTAGATTTTAAAAACTTTACCTTAGCTAGAGAGTATTTAAAAGAAAGTTTATCTTCAAATGGAGTCTATGAACATATAGATATAGACTACAAAAGTATAGCTTTTATAATACCTGAGGAAAGTGACTCTGTTATTGAGGATGCTTTTCACTTTATGTTGGAAAATATAGGACAAAAATATAGTGTAGAGTTAATAGCTGCAGTATCAAAAGAGTTTGTATCTGTAGAGAGTTTCCCCCAACAGTATATAACTTGTAAAAAGATTTTAGATGCAAAGTTTATGGCTAAAGGAAGAAAAGTTCTATTTTCTGAAAATATAAAAAGTGGAAAACTAATACTTACATATCCTATTGAAACAGAAGCGAAATTAGTTTCAAAGCTACTAAATGGAAACTTACAGGGTGCTAAAAAAATAGTAGATGAAATATTCATAGATAGAATAAATCCAGAAGCAATGGATAAAAAGGATATCAAAGAGTTTACAGGACTACTTTATAACACTTTAAATAGAGTTGTCGTTCAGTTAAAAGAGTTTGAAAGTTCATTGCGTTGTGAGAAATTAGATATTGAAAGTATTACAAAAACAGGAAATTTAGAGAAAATTAGAAGTATTTTTAATGAACTTATAACTGAAATATGTAAACAAAAAAAGACTAGTGAACAGGATGAAAATGAAGCCATAAGAGAGAAAATAAAAAATTATATAGATAAAAACTATCAAATAGATTTTTCTTTAGATAATTTGGCAGATTATTTAGGATTATCATTTAAATATACCAGTATATTATTTAAAAAAGTTATGGGAGATAACTTTAAAAATTATATAAATCTTTATAGAATAGAGAAAGCAAAAGAGATATTAAAAGAGAAAAAAGATATAAAGATAAAAGATTTAGCAGAAGAGTTAGGTTATAATAGTTCTAATACATTTATAAGAATATTCAAGAAATATGAGGGGATATCTCCAACACAATTTAATCCAGAAGAGATCTTAGAAAAATAA